A single Drosophila ananassae strain 14024-0371.13 chromosome 3L, ASM1763931v2, whole genome shotgun sequence DNA region contains:
- the LOC123257286 gene encoding phenoloxidase-activating factor 2-like produces MARSNVVFMLCLVLALAVVQARRSKPCGNSSFKSCVARFRCNTGEVHKASGNLKGVFRMSNSTLECSSTQICCPNDKITNETKKTVAVPTKCGQRNPHGLTFYTESETFAQEGEFPWVVALMSLMNTYKGAGSLIADNMVLTGAYKVSGENQNSLKVRAGEWDMKTNSEQYANVDARIRRIVSHPNFEPENGNPEYNIAILLLDRPFSLTPHVYPICLPSPERSFDLARCITNGWGQEKFEVGINAHVMKKVEVPMVPGRICEQKISRAIGSPFSLHESLLCAGGEKGKDSCLGDGGGPLACPLLDDPSRFELAGIVNWGVDCGLENMPAVYTNVANMRPWIDEIMDDLATKKPPTPRPPRKRPIPIETTTNKIIFVAPPTPPPPENPTTEPTDEKDNGNGSSEEDDIVFDNS; encoded by the exons ATGGCTCGTTCCAATGTCGTTTTTATGCTGTGCCTCGTTCTGGCGCTCGCCGTTGTCCAGGCACGTCGCTCCAAGCCCTGCGGCAACAGTTCCTTCAAGTCGTGTGTGGCGCGATTTAGGTGCAATACCGGGGAGGTCCATAAGGCTTCTGGTAATTTGAAGGGAGTGTTTAGAATGAGTAATAGTACATTAGAGTGCTCCAGCACTCAAATTTGTTGCCCCAATGATAAAATT ACGAATGAAACTAAGAAGACTGTGGCAGTACCCACTAAATGCGGACAACGAAACCCTCATGGTCTGACATTCTACACCGAATCCGAAACCTTCGCCCAGGAGGGCGAGTTTCCATGGGTCGTCGCTCTGATGAGTTTAATGAACACTTACAAAGGCGCCGGATCCTTGATCGCCGACAACATGGTGCTCACGGGCGCCTACAAAGTGAGCGGAGAAAACCAGAACTCGCTGAAGGTACGTGCTGGCGAATGGGATATGAAGACCAATAGCGAGCAGTATGCAAATGTGGACGCTCGCATTCGACGTATCGTTAGCCATCCGAATTTCGAACCTGAGAATGGAAATCCAGAATACAATATTGCTATACTTCTCCTCGATCGTCCATTTTCGCTAACGCCTCATGTTTATCCCATTTGCCTGCCGTCGCCGGAACGGAGCTTTGACTTAGCCCGCTGCATTACTAACGGCTGGGGTCAGGAAAAGTTTGAGGTCGGAATTAACGCACATGTAATGAAGAAGGTCGAAGTTCCGATGGTTCCTGGCAGAATCTGTGAGCAAAAGATAAGTAGGGCTATTGGGTCGCCGTTTAGCTTGCACGAGAGCCTGCTCTGCGCCGGCGGAGAGAAGGGAAAGGACTCTTGCTTGGGAGACGGCGGCGGACCCCTTGCCTGCCCACTGCTCGATGATCCTTCCCGGTTCGAGCTAGCCGGTATCGTAAACTGGGGCGTGGATTGCGGTCTCGAGAACATGCCGGCCGTGTACACCAATGTCGCCAACATGCGCCCCTGGATCGACGAGATTATGGACGACCTTGCAACAAAAAAACCTCCTACTCCTCGTCCCCCTCGTAAACGTCCAATCCCTATTGAGACAACCaccaacaaaataatttttgtagCACCGCCTACACCGCCACCACCAGAGAACCCAACGACTGAACCAACCGATGAAAAAGATAATGGAAATGGTAGTAGTGAGGAGGATGACATCGTATTCGATAATTCATAA
- the LOC6502586 gene encoding uncharacterized protein LOC6502586 produces MARLWVVCLGTCLLWSVCECQLVYKLKNLACEPNPKFVSNASCKLRAINWNKSVANVSCFLHEKIYPTVQVQFFKKDYTNQFKPFLVDVKMNICDVIQKKSYFTYGVILWKIFKKFSKTEHICPFYDDVVVQQGYLESDLIPPLPKGIFQCSLTFWSNATTPENWGSVKISLESMDMVKTKKKSRL; encoded by the exons ATGGCACGTTTGTGGGTAGTTTGCCTCGGAACCTGCCTTTTGTGGAGTGTG TGCGAATGCCAGTTGGTGTACAAGCTAAAAAACCTTGCCTGTGAGCCCAACCCAAAGTTTGTGTCGAATGCCAGTTGCAAGTTAAGGGCTATTAATTGGAACAAGTCGGTGGCGAATGTGTCTTGTTTTTTGCACGAAAAAATCTATCCAACT GTTCAAGTGCAGTTTTTTAAGAAGGACTATACCAATCAGTTTAAGCCTTTTTTGGTCGACGTGAAGATGAACATTTGCGATGTGATTCAAAAGAAGAGTTACTTTACCTATGGAGTTATCCtctggaaaattttcaaaaaattttctaAAACCGAACACATTTGTCCGTTCTAT gATGATGTTGTAGTTCAACAAGGCTATTTAGAGTCCGACCTAATCCCACCACTTCCCAAAGGAATCTTCCAATGTAGTCTAACATTCTGGAGCAACGCAACTACTCCTGAGAATTGGGGCTCAGTGAAGATCTCATTGGAATCAATGGATATGGTAAAGACCAAAAAGAAATCAAGATTATAG
- the LOC6496566 gene encoding phenoloxidase-activating factor 2 — MARSVLVSIMCLFLAGAQAGRLKPCGGTSEKSCVDRSLCNQASGKYVGVFREQNSTLECSSTQICCPNDKITKETKKTVEVPTKCGHRNAYGLTFYTDSNNYAQEGEFPWVVALMTLNNTYKGAGSLIADNLVLTAASKVIGENQNSLKVRAGEWDMATNTEKYASVEAGIQLIIPHKQFDKINPQYNIAILLLQDPLSRLPHVYPICLPSPDQRFDLSRCITNGWGREKLEDTDNVHVMKKIEVPVVPAGICEQKLTSIFEEPFTLHDSLLCAGGEKDKDSCLGDGGGPLACPLAGDPSRFELAGIVNWSADGCGVEGTPSIYTNVANMRPWIDPIMNGFAFIDESSTDIAITTPLSIPLPLANSPELDAEKITFLPVIRKKS, encoded by the exons ATGGCTCGTTCCGTTCTCGTTTCGATCATGTGCCTTTTTCTGGCCGGTGCCCAGGCAGGTCGCCTAAAGCCCTGCGGCGGCACATCCGAAAAGTCGTGTGTTGATCGTTCTTTGTGCAATCAGGCTTCTGGAAAGTACGTCGGAGTGTTTCGAGAGCAAAATAGTACATTAGAGTGCTCCAGCACCCAAATTTGTTGCCCCAATGATAAAATT ACGAAAGAAACTAAGAAGACTGTGGAAGTACCCACTAAATGCGGACACCGAAACGCTTATGGTCTGACATTCTACACCGATTCTAATAACTACGCCCAGGAAGGCGAGTTTCCTTGGGTGGTCGCCCTGATGACTCTTAACAATACTTACAAGGGCGCCGGATCCCTGATCGCCGACAACTTGGTGCTCACGGCCGCCTCCAAAGTGATCGGAGAAAACCAGAACTCACTGAAGGTACGTGCCGGCGAATGGGATATGGCGACCAATACCGAGAAATACGCCAGTGTGGAGGCTGGCATCCAGCTGATCATACCCCATAAACAATTTGACAAAATAAATCCTCAATACAACATTGCCATACTGCTACTCCAAGATCCATTATCGCGCTTGCCTCATGTATATCCCATTTGCCTGCCGTCGCCGGATCAGAGATTCGACTTATCCCGCTGCATCACCAACGGGTGGGGTCGGGAAAAGTTAGAGGACACAGATAACGTGCATGTCATGAAGAAAATCGAAGTGCCAGTGGTTCCTGCTGGGATCTGCGAACAAAAGCTGACTTCGATTTTTGAGGAACCGTTTACATTACACGACAGCCTGCTCTGCGCTGGAGGAGAGAAGGACAAAGACTCCTGCTTGGGAGACGGTGGCGGACCCCTTGCCTGTCCACTGGCGGGAGATCCCTCGCGGTTCGAGCTGGCCGGTATCGTTAACTGGAGCGCGGACGGCTGCGGCGTCGAGGGAACTCCGTCCATTTACACCAATGTCGCAAACATGCGCCCATGGATCGACCCGATTATGAATGGCTTTGCATTTATAGACGAATCCAGCACCGATATTGCAATCACTACTCCACTTTCGATTCCACTTCCACTCGCCAATTCTCCCGAGCTTGACGCAGAGAAAATAACGTTTTTGCCGGTAATACGTAAGAAATCATGA